ATCGTGAATGCGAGCGACATCGCATTTCTTATCCCGCCCTCAATCGGGATGATTATTTACGGCGTGGTGTCCAATACCTCCATTGCCGAGCTGTTTATTGCGGGCATTGGGCCAGGCCTGCTGATCCTCGTTATGTTTTCGATCTACAGCTACATTTACGCGATCCGCAACAATGTCCCGACCGAGCCAAAGGCAACTTGGCGTCAGCGCGCGCGCACGTTGCGGCTTGCCTTATGGCCGATGGGTTTTCCAATTATCATCGTAGGCGGGATCTATGGCGGGATCTTTAGCCCGACCGAAGCGGCGGCGGCTTGTGTGCTCTACGCATTGATCCTTGAGGTCGTTATTTTCCGCTCCATGTCGCTGGACGACGTGTATCAAACCGCGAAATCTACAGGGCTGATCACTGCGGTTGTCTTTATTCTCGTTGGGGCTGGGGCGGCGTTCTCTTGGGTGATCTCTTTCGCGCAGGTTCCACAGGAAATTCTCAGTGCGGTTGGTATTTCCGACATGGGCCCGATTGGCGTGTTGTTTGTGATCTCGATTGCCTTTTTCATCGGCTGTATGTTTGTCGATCCCATTGTGGTGATCCTTATTCTGGTGCCGATCTTTGCACCCGTGGTGAAATCGGTTGGCCTTGACCCTGTCCTCGTGGGCACAATCATCACGTTGCAGGTGGCCATTGGCTCGGCGACCCCGCCGTTTGGCTGCGATATATTTACGGCGATGGCTGTCTTTAAGCGTCCCTATATCGAAGTCATTCGCGGCACGCCGCCGTTTATTTTCATGCTGCTGAGTGTTGCGGTTGCGCTAATCTACTTCCCTCAAATCGCTCTGTTCCTGCGCGACCTCGCGTTTTCAAAATAGCAAGGAGTTTAAGATGTTTAAATCAATCCTTGTCCCCTTTGACGGTTCGCAAGGGGCCCAAACAGCCCTGCGCAAGGCGTTGGAATTACGCGCAATTTGTGGGGAGTGTTCGCTCACACTTCTGACCGTCTATCGCCACCATTCGATGCTTGAGGCGTCGATCTCGATGGTAGGCGCCGATCAAACCGGCAATCTGGATGAAATCATGCGCGGCCATGCAAAAGAGGTCGCTGAAAACGGCAAAGCGATTGCGGCTAAAGCTGGGTACACCGACGTCAGAGCCTTTGTGAAATCCGGTCCGACCGCGCGGGTCATTGTCAGCTTTGCCCAAGAGCATCAGATCGATTTGATCGTGATCGGCAGCCGTGGACTTGGCTCATTCGAAGGATATCTGCTGGGCAGTGTCTCCCACAAAGTCACGGGGCTTGCGGCCTGCCCTGTTATGGTTGTTTAGGAAAATAAAATGCCAATGAATGTGACCTCAACGGTGTCAGCCGTCCCAATTGAAATGGATGCACGCCCCGTCAAAAAGCGGATTGCGCTTGTTGTTCTGGCGACAGATCACACCACTGAACTTGATTTTTCGCGGATATGTGATCCCGCGGACATCGGAGTTTATGCTAATCGCATCGATTACCAAAACCCCGGCACAAGGGAAAATCTGCTCGCCACGGGTCCGCGACTGACCGAGGCCGCGGCCCAAATCCTGCCCGATGAAAAAATGGATGTCATCGCCTATGGCTGCACCGCCGCCTCGGTGGTTTTGGGCAATGACGCCGTTGGGGAATATCTGAATGCGGGCAAGCCAGACACACCATTTGTCACGCCAAGTTCCGCAGCGCTCGAAGCGTTCAAGGCTCTAGGGGCGCGCAAAATCAGCGTCCTGACGCCCTACTCCGCGCATATCTCGGACGCGGTGGTTGCGTATTTTTCGTCCCACGGCCCGGAGGTGGTGCGCGCCAATTGTCTGGGCGTAGACGACGACCGCGAGATTGCACGTCTATCGGAGTACACTATCATCGAGGCCGCGTGTGCTGCGATGGATCCCGATGCCGACGCGCTATTTTTGTCCTGCACGGGCCTACGGGCCGCTGTCTGTATCGCGCGGATTGAGGCGCGCATCGGCAAGCCCGTTGTAACCTCCAACCAGGCGATGATCTGGCGCTGTTTGCGTGAAATCGGATCGACAAAACCCGTGGTCGGATATGGCCGCCTTTTCCAACATTAGGACCGAAACGGAAGTACGAATAATGACATCGCACATCACGCTCCAAGACAGTTTTGCCGCGCGCCAACGGATCGCGAGCGGCATTAGGCAGACGCCGCTGGTCACCTCCCCTTCGCTCAGTGCGCTTTGCGCAGCGAATATTTCGCTCAAGCTAGAGCAAACCCAAATCACCGGCAGCTTCAAACTGCGTGGCGCCACCAATGCCGTGCGGTCACTTACGCAGGCTCAAAAAGACGCGGGCATTGTGGGCGTATCCACGGGCAATCACGGACGCGGATTGGCCTATGCGGCGGCGCAAGCTGGGGTACGTTGTATCATCTGCATGTCCGAACTGGTGCCGCAAAACAAGGTGGATGGCATCAAATCCCACGGGGCCGAAGTGCGCATTGTCGGGCG
This Falsihalocynthiibacter arcticus DNA region includes the following protein-coding sequences:
- a CDS encoding universal stress protein, which translates into the protein MFKSILVPFDGSQGAQTALRKALELRAICGECSLTLLTVYRHHSMLEASISMVGADQTGNLDEIMRGHAKEVAENGKAIAAKAGYTDVRAFVKSGPTARVIVSFAQEHQIDLIVIGSRGLGSFEGYLLGSVSHKVTGLAACPVMVV
- a CDS encoding TRAP transporter large permease, with translation MAATIFSVMIVLLLLGFPMMIPLIIGAFIGFLMMFDGFGQMETMVQQMLAGIRPASLIAVPMFIFAADIMTRGQSAGRLIDVVMAFVGHIRGGLAISTAAACTMFGAVSGSTQATVVAIGSPLRPRMLEAGYKDSFVLALIVNASDIAFLIPPSIGMIIYGVVSNTSIAELFIAGIGPGLLILVMFSIYSYIYAIRNNVPTEPKATWRQRARTLRLALWPMGFPIIIVGGIYGGIFSPTEAAAACVLYALILEVVIFRSMSLDDVYQTAKSTGLITAVVFILVGAGAAFSWVISFAQVPQEILSAVGISDMGPIGVLFVISIAFFIGCMFVDPIVVILILVPIFAPVVKSVGLDPVLVGTIITLQVAIGSATPPFGCDIFTAMAVFKRPYIEVIRGTPPFIFMLLSVAVALIYFPQIALFLRDLAFSK
- the eutA gene encoding ectoine utilization protein EutA, yielding MPMNVTSTVSAVPIEMDARPVKKRIALVVLATDHTTELDFSRICDPADIGVYANRIDYQNPGTRENLLATGPRLTEAAAQILPDEKMDVIAYGCTAASVVLGNDAVGEYLNAGKPDTPFVTPSSAALEAFKALGARKISVLTPYSAHISDAVVAYFSSHGPEVVRANCLGVDDDREIARLSEYTIIEAACAAMDPDADALFLSCTGLRAAVCIARIEARIGKPVVTSNQAMIWRCLREIGSTKPVVGYGRLFQH